Below is a window of Leptospira saintgironsiae DNA.
GCGAATTCTCTAAAAACAGAATAGAACTTTAGCTAATACGTCAAACTTTATGGTTATTTCGTCTAACGACCAAGGCTTGACGACGTTTTGTGACGGCGCGAGTTTGCTCATGCAAACGAAGTGACGGAAACAAAATGTGCCGAAGGCCAAGCGAAGGTTGCGAAGCAATCCTGAAGCGCTGCGTCAGAGCCGATAGTTAGGCGTAGTGCGCTTTCTTCACTTTAAGATTTTTTTCCGGCCTCTTTCAACCTTAGAAGGAAGGACAAACAGAAACTCAGCAAGAGCTAACGCAAATTCAATACACTTCGTTGCTTCATCTTCAGTTGGCAATTCACTTTCCTCATCGGAATGCCTTTCTTCATTAGAATGTAAGCGAATCTCATGTGCCCAATCGGCCATATCTTTTGTAATTAGGTGTTCGCTTGCCGCCCTATCGATTCTCCCGTAAAGTGTTCCTTCTTTATATCCTTTGTTTTTAAGCATAGCATCTACGCTGCTTGCAGCTAGAACAATTGAACCTGAAGGCGCAACGATACTATCAATCGCTTGCTTTAAATATTCTTTAGCTCTCGAAGGAATAGATTCATCAAGAGCCACTGAACTAGTTGGATATAAATATTCTATAAATGTTTCATCACTCGTCGTTTGAACGTGCGTACGTCCTTCACATAAAACAACCCCACCGCAACGAAGGCATCGATAATTTACCCAGTCACGGCGCACTCTCTGATCGGAAGATAGAGTTTGAAAATGCGAAGCTTTAATTAAATTCGGCTGATTCACATTACAGTGTGGGCATCTATCTAAATCCAAATTAGTAAGCATTTGTCGAAGCATTCTATTTTCCCTTTTAGTTAAAATCTAGAGCGCATTACGCCTAACGACCAAGGTGTTCCGACGTTTGCAATGGCGCGAGGCTTGCTCTGCAA
It encodes the following:
- a CDS encoding DUF4145 domain-containing protein → MLRQMLTNLDLDRCPHCNVNQPNLIKASHFQTLSSDQRVRRDWVNYRCLRCGGVVLCEGRTHVQTTSDETFIEYLYPTSSVALDESIPSRAKEYLKQAIDSIVAPSGSIVLAASSVDAMLKNKGYKEGTLYGRIDRAASEHLITKDMADWAHEIRLHSNEERHSDEESELPTEDEATKCIEFALALAEFLFVLPSKVERGRKKILK